Genomic segment of Myxococcus stipitatus:
TCCCAGGGGGTGAGCAGCGACAGCGTGACGCTGTCGTGGAATGCGTCCACGGACAACGTGCGCGTCACCGGCTACGAGGTCTTCGTCAACGGAGGCACGACGCCGTCCGCGTCCACGGAGACGACCGGCGCCAGCGTGGTGGGCCTGTCCCCGGCCACCGCGTACACGTTCACCGTGAAGGCGCGGGACGCCGCGGGCAACCGTTCACCGGCGAGCGCTTCCATCTCCGCGACCACCACGGACGGGCCTCGGCCGACGGGGAAGAAGATCATCGTGGGCTACTGGCACAACTTCGACAACGGCTCGACCAACATCCGGCTGCGCGACATCTCCGCGAAGTACAACGTCATCCAGGTGGCCTTCGCGGAGCCGGTGGGCGGGCCGGGCACCGGCAACATGGGCTTCGTCCCGTACAACTCCACGGTCGACGAGTTCAAGGCGGACGTCGCCTTCCTGAAGGGCCAGGGCCGCAAGGTGCTCATCTCCATTGGCGGCGCCAACGGCACGGTGCACCTGGAGGACGCCACCGCGCGACAGAACTTCGTCAACTCGATGCAGTCCCTCATCAACACCTATGGCTTCGACGGGTTCGACCTGGACCTGGAGGGAAGCTCGCTGTCGCTCAACGGCACCGACACCGACTTCCGCAATCCCACCACGCCGCGCATCGTCAACCTCATCCAGGCCACCCGCCAGCTGCTCAACCAGAACGGCGCCGGCTTCGTGCTCACCATGGCCCCCGAGACGGCCTACGTGCAGGGCGGCATGGCCGCGTACGGTGGCCCCTGGGGCGCGTACCTGCCCGTCATCCACGCGCTGCGCGACAGGCTGACCTACCTGCACGTGCAGCACTACAACACCGGCACCGTCATGGCGCTGGACGGCCGGGCCTATGGACAGGGCACGGCGGACTTCCATGTGGCGATGGCGGAGATGCTCCTGCAGGGCTTCCCCATCGGAGGCAACGCCTCCAACACGTTCCCCGCGCTGCGCCCGGAGCAGGTGTTGATTGGCCTGCCGGCCTCGCCCCAGGCGGCGGGAGGTGGGTACACGAGCCCGGCCACCGTCCAGCGGGCGCTCGACTATCTCATCAAGGGCAAGTCCTTCGGCGGCGGCTACGTGCTGCGCAACTCCGCGGGCTACCCCGGCTTCAAGGGCCTGATGACCTGGTCCATCAACTGGGACAAGTTCACCAACTTCGAGTTCTCCAACAGCCACCGGGCGTACCTGGACACCTACCCGTAGCCACGCCCTCCCAAGACCCGGCGCAGGCGAGGATTGCGCCGGGTCCGCCACGGCGCTAGGGAGGCGGTCCTCGTATGTCCGCGACCGCCGACCTGCTCGAAGCCATCCAGGAGGAAGCCCGCTCGGAGACGTGGTCCGCTGGGATGGGCCTCGCCCGCGCGGGGGCGGTCTCGGTGCAGTCCGTGGGCGAGGAGGAGACGGTGCTGCGCGTGCGCGCCACCGGCCGCCCCGCCCCGGTGACCACCACCCTCTATCCCGAGGATGAAATCTGGGAGTGTGACTGCCGAGGGAAGGTGGACCCGTGCGAGCACGTGGTCGCCGCCGCCCTCTTCCTGCACCACGCCTCGCAGAAGGGCGCCCTGCCCCGCCCCGCTCCACCGCCGCGCCCCACCGCCGCGCCTCGCGCCCCCGTGAGCACCGCCGCCGCGCCGCGCGGTCCCGTGAACACCGCCGCCTCCGCCGGAGCACGCCCGGGAGCCTCCGCCAAGCCGGAGCGGATGGTGTACCGCTTCAAGCGCGTGGAGGGAGGGCTCCAGCTCGAGCGGCTGGTGGTGCGGCCCGACAACACCGCGCGCCTGCTCGCGCGAAGCCTGGCCTCCCTGCTGACGAATCCGGTGGAGGCCGCGCGCATCCAGGTGGAGCCGTGTGACCGCGTCGCGGACGCGCTGCTCGCCCGGCCCACGCGAGGCCCGCTGCCTCCCGAGCGGCTGGAGGCGCTGCTGCGGGCGCTGGAGCCCGCGCGCACCATCCTCTTCGACGGCATGCTGGTGTCGGTGTCCAGCGAGCTGCTCCTGCCCCGCGTCACCGTGGAGGACCGAGGCGAGCAGACGGTGCTGAAGGTGGACCGGGACCCGCGCGCCACGGAGGTGGTCAGCCCCGGCATCGCGCTGGGAGGCGGCGTGCTCTTCCGCCTGGGCGAGCAGACCCTCACCGGCTCCCGGCTGGAGAAGCTGCCGCAGGAGCGCGTCTTCTCGCCGGACCAGATGGGAGACCTCACCGGCAAGGTGTTGCCGGAGATGGCGCGGCGGCTCCCCGTGGACGTGAAGAGCAAGCGGCTGCCCGCCATCGACCGCGACCTCAAGCCGCGCATCTCGCTGGAGCTGGACCCGCTGGACGCGGGCCTCTCCGTGCTGCCGACGCTCGTCTATGGCTCACCGCCCACGGTGCGCATCGACAACGGGCGCATGGTGTATCTGCAAGGCGCGGTGCCCGTGCGCAACGAGACCGCCGAGCAGCAGCTCATCCACGGCCTGCGCGACGAGCTCAACATGGTCCCCGGGCGCCGCGTGACGGTGCAGGGCAAGGAGGCCGTGCAGCTCGCGGACAAGCTGCGCATGTGGCGCGGCGGACTCACCGGAGACGCCGCGCGCTTCGTCAGCCCCGACGTGAAGCTGCGCCCCCTGCTCAACGTCGAGGCGGGCGCCACGGCGGCGGGCGTCCCCAGCGTCGGCTTCTCGTTCGACTTCCAGGTGGAAGGGGCGGGAGACGAGGCGCCTCGCACGGTGGACGCGGGCGCGGTGATGAAGGCGTGGGAGGAGGGCCTGGGCCTCGTTCCCCTGGAGGGCGGCGGCTGGGCCCCGTTGCCTACCCAGTGGCTGAAGTCACACGGTCACCGTGTGGCGGAGCTGCTCGCGGCGCGAGGCTCGGATGGGCGGCTGGCCAACCACGCCATCCCCCAGCTCACCGAGCTGTGCGAGGAGCTGGAGCATCCGCCCCCGCCCGGCCTGGAGCGGCTGGCGCCCCTGGTGCAGGGCTTCGAGAAGCTCCCCGAGCCCCAGCTGCCCTCGGACCTCACGGCGAAGCTGCGCCCGTATCAGCTCCAGGGCGTCAGCTGGCTCACCTTCCTGCGGCAGGCGGGCCTGGGCGGCGTGCTCGCGGACGACATGGGTCTGGGCAAGACGCTCCAGACCATCTGCATGGTCGGCAAGGGCACGCTCGTCGTCGCACCCACCAGCGTGCTGCCCAACTGGCACGCGGAGGTGCGGCGCTTCCGGCCGTCGCTGAAGGTCTCCGTCTACCACGGCCCCGGACGCTCGCTGGACGAGACGGCCGACGTCACGCTCACGACGTACGCGCTCATGCGGCTGGACGCGGAGGTGCTCGGCGCGAAGCAGTGGGACATGGTGGTGCTCGACGAGGCCCAGGCCATCAAGAATCCCGACAGCCAGGTGGCGCGCGCGGCCTACGGGCTGGAGGCCCAGTTCCGGCTCGCGCTCAGCGGCACGCCCATCGAGAACCGGCTGGAGGAGCTGTGGAGCCTGATGCACTTCGCCAACCGGGGGCTGCTCGGTGGGCGCAAGGACTTCGAGGAGCGCTGGGCGCGCCCCGTCAGTGACAACCTGAAGGGCGCGGCGGAGCGGCTGCGCGCGCGCATCCGGCCCTTCGTCCTGCGCAGGCTCAAGCGGGAGGTGGCCCCGGAGCTCCCGCCTCGCACGGAGTCGGTGCGCCACGTCACCTTGAGCGAGCACGAGCGCGCCGTCTACGACGCGGTGTACTCCGCCACGCGCGAGGAGGTGGTGTCCCAGCTCGAGGCGGGCGGCAGCGTGCTCAAGGCGCTGGAGGCGCTCCTGCGGCTGCGTCAGGCGGCGTGCCACCCCGCGCTCGTGCCGGGCCAGCACGCGAAGTCGTCATCCAAGGTGCAGGCGCTCGTGGAGGCGCTCTCCACCGCGGTGGAGGACGGCCACAAGGCGCTCGTCTTCTCGCAGTGGACGTCCATGCTGGACCTCATCGAGCCCGCGCTGCGCGAGGCCGACATCGGCTTCATCCGCCTGGACGGCTCCACCGCCAACCGCGGCGCCGTGGCGGAGTCCTTCCAGGACCCGAAGGGCCCGCCCGTGATGCTCATCTCGCTCAAGGCGGGCGCCACGGGGCTGAACCTCACCGCGGCGGACCACGTGTTCCTGGTGGACCCGTGGTGGAACCCGTCCGTGGAGAACCAGGCCGCGGACCGGGCGCATCGCATCGGACAGCAGCGCCCCGTCATGGTGTACCGGCTCGTGTCCCAGGGCACGGTGGAGGAGAAGATCCTCACGCTCCAGGACAAGAAGCGCGCGCTGTTCGAGTCCGCGCTCGGAGGCGCCTCGGGAGGCGCCGCCATCACCCGCGCGGACCTGATGCAGCTGCTCGACTGAGGCAGGCCTCCTCGAGCGCGCGCGGCCCACGCGCCCGGCCTCCCGCTGTGCCACGGAGCCCCGGACCTCACCGAGCCCCACCCCGCCCGCCAGGTCCCGCCCCGCGAGGACAGGCCCACCGTGCCAGGTGGCCCCACATTCGGTAGGACACCGCGAGGAGCCCCTCATGAGCCGTCCCCGCCGTCCCCCCAGCGCAGCGCCCGCCTCCGACCCGCGTACGGGTTACGTCCGCGTCCGAGGCGCCCGGGAGCACAACCTCAAGGACGTGGACGTCGACCTGCCACGGGATGCCCTGGTCGTCTTCACGGGGGTCTCCGGCTCCGGCAAGTCGTCGCTCGCCTTCGGCACGCTCTACGCCGAGGCCCAGCGCCGCTACTTCGAGTCCGTCGCCCCGTATGCCCGGCGGCTCATCGACCCCGCGGGCAATCCCGAGGTGGACTCCATCGAGGGACTCCCGCCCGCCGTGGCCCTGCAACAACACCGAGGCGCGCCGACGACGCGCTCCTCGGTGGGCAGCGTGACGACGCTCTCGAACTCGCTGCGCCTGCTCTACTCGCGCGCGGGGACGTACCCCGCGAACCAGCCGCACCTGGACTCCGACGCCTTCTCCCCCAACACGCCCGCGGGCGCGTGCCCGAACTGCCACGGCCTGGGCCGCGTCTACGAAGTCACCGAGCGCTCCCTCGTCCCAGACGACTCGCTCACCATCCGGGAGCGGGCCATCGCGAGCTGGCCGCCCGCGTGGCACGGGCAGAACCTGCGCGACATCCTGGTGACGCTTGGCTACGACGTGGACCGGCCCTGGCGGGAGCTGCCCAGGAAGGACCGCGACTGGATTCTCTTCACGGAGGAGCAGCCGACCGTCCCCGTCTACGCGGGCCTGACGCCAGCTCAGACGCGCCAGGCACTCAAGCGCAAGGCCCCTCCCAGCTACATGGGCACGTTCACCAGCGCACGGCGCTACGTGCTCCAGGCCTTCGCCACGACGCAGAGCCCGCTCATCAAGAAGCGCGTCTCTCAATACCTGGAGAGCGGCGAGTGCCCCGTGTGCCACGGCAAGCGGCTGCGCCGGGAGTCCCTGTCCGTCACCTTCGCGGGCCTGGACTACGGCGAGCTGTCGCGACTCCCGCTCAAGCGCGTCGAAGCCCTGCTGCGCCCCTACGCCGAGGGCACAGCCGCCTCGCTGAAGAAGCTCTCGCGAGAGCACCCCGAGAAGGCGCTCGTGTCGGAGCGCATCGCCAAGGACCTGGTCGCGCGGCTCCAGGTCTTGATGGGGCTGGGACTGGGCTATCTCTCGCTGGAGCGCTCCACGCCCACGCTCTCGCCGGGAGAGCTGCAGCGGCTGCGGCTGGCCACCCAGGTCCGCTCCAACCTGTTCGGCGTGGTGTACGTGCTGGATGAGCCCTCCGCGGGCCTGCACCCCGCCGACACCCAGTCGCTCCTCAAGGCGCTCGACTCGCTGAAGGACGGCGGCAACTCCCTCTTCGTCGTGGAGCACGAGGTGGACGTCATCCGTCACGCGGACTGGGTGGTGGACGTGGGCCCCGCCGCCGGGGAGAAGGGCGGCGAGGTGCTCTACAGCGGGCCGCTCGAAGGGCTCCGCGAGGTCGAATCCTCCCAGACGCGGCGCTACCTCTTCGGAGCCGAGCCCCCGCGTGCACGGCCTCCTCGCGCGCCTCGCGGCTGGATGCGCCTGCGGGGCATCCGCCGCAACAACCTGCACGGCCTGGATGTCGACTTCCCGCTGGGTGTCTTCACCGCTGTCACCGGCATCTCCGGCTCCGGCAAGTCCAGCCTCGTGAGCCAGGTCCTGGTGGAGCTGGTCTCCGCGCACCTGGGCCACGAGCCCGCCGAGGAGGAAGAGGAAGGAGAGCTGCTCGAGCGCAGTGAAGTGCGCACCACGGGCGGGAGGATCACCGAGGGCCTGGAGGACATCCACCGCCTGGTGCGCGTGGACCAGAAGCCCATCGGCCGCACGCCCCGCTCCAACCTCGCGACGTACACGGGCCTGTTCGACCACGTGCGCAAGCTCTTCGCCGCGACGCCCGCCGCCCGGGCGCGCAAGTACGACGCCGGGAGGTTCTCCTTCAACGTGGCGAAGGGCCGCTGCGAGACGTGTGAGGGCGAGGGCTTCGTCAGCGTGGAGCTGCTCTTCCTGCCCAGCGTCTACGCCCCCTGCCCCACCTGCCACGGCGCCCGCTACAACGAGAAGACGCTGGAGGTCCGCTACCAGGGGAAGAACATCGCGGAGGTGCTGGGCATGACGGTGGACACCGCGCATGCGTTCTTCGCCGAGGAGCCCCACGCACGGCGCGCCCTGGGCGTGCTGCGCGAAGTGGGGCTCGGCTACCTGCGGCTGGGCCAGCCCGCGACGGAGCTCTCAGGCGGAGAGGCGCAGCGCATCAAGCTGGCGACGGAGCTGCAACGCCCCCAGCGCGGCCACACGCTCTACATCCTGGATGAGCCCACCACGGGCCTGCATCCCTCGGACGTGGACAAGCTGATGGCCCAGCTCGACGGGCTCGTCGACGCGGGCAACACCGTCATCCTCGTGGAGCACGACATGCGCGTGGTCTCCGCGAGCGACTGGGTCATCGACATGGGGCCGGGCGCCGGAGACGAAGGAGGAAGCGTCGTCGCCACCGGCACACCCGCGGAGGTTGCTCGGGTTCCTCACAGCCGCACCGCGCCCTTCCTGGCGCGGGGCTGAAGCGGAGACTAGCGCTGCGTCAGCAGCGTGACGGCCTCGTACCGGCTGCCCTCGAGCTGGAACGCGCCGGGGGCCTTCGAGTCCTTCTCCAGCTTGTCCTGCACGCTCTTGGGGAGCTGCGCGTACAGGTCCTGGCCCAGCAGCGTCTCCAGCTGGTCCACCGGCACACGCGAGGCCTCGAGCATCGGGACGATGGCGTCCTTCTTCGACGGGCCGTCCTTCACGTTCGGCACCATGTACGCGAACATCGACACGTTGCCGTTGGGCAGCTCCAGGAGCACCGTCTTGAAGTTGTGCGTGGGGACGCCAATCTTCCGGTCCTTCGCGCCCGTCGTCGTCACCGACTCCGGGGGCAGCGGCTTGCCGTTCTTGTCCAGGAAGAGGTTGCCCGTGATGATGTGGGCCTTGCCGCCCGTCTGCGCCACCAGGTCGCCGATGGCCCGCTCCAGCGTCCGCCACGCCTGCTGGTTGTGGTTGCCGTACTGGGGCGCGATGTTGGTCATCAGGTGGCTCTCGTTCATCGCCTCCTGATTGGGCGAGTCCTCCGCGGGCTTCATGTGCCCCCGGTCGAAGCCCGTGTTGTTGTAGTCGGAGTCCGTGACGCCCTTGGAGCCCAGCACCGGGTCGCGAACGAAGGTGCTCTTGTCGCGGTGCACGTCGGCCGGCGTCTCCTTGATGTCGGCCGCGGACAGCATGTGGCTCACGAAGGTGGGCAGGTTCTTTCCTTCATCGAGCATCAGCCGGGAGTACTGCTTCACCAGCTCCATGCCCTTGCCCTCGCCGCCCTTGGGCCGCAGCGGGTCCAGCTCCCCCGCCGCCTGCGCGACGCGGCTCTGGAAGACGGCCATCTGCTGGTCCGGCACCCAGCGCGCGCCATCCGCCTGGTTCGCCTTCGACTTCTGGATGTAGGCCGCCAGCTCGTCCTGGCTCACCTTGCCATCCTTGTTCCCCCCCAGCAGGTCGGCGCGCCTGGCCAGGTTGTCCTGCCACGCCAGGTCGAAGGCATCCACCTTCACCGGCGCGCCTCCCCCCTTGGACAGCTTCGTGTCGAGCGCGGCCCGGCCCTGCTGAAGCGCCGTCGACGACAGGTAGCGTCCATCCGTGGGCGCGGTCAGGTACTCCTGGATTTCAGCCGCGGACACCTTCCCGTTGCCGCCGCGCGTCTTCCCCCCCGCGGAGTCCGCCGCCTTCAGCAGCCCCGCCTCCCAGCTCTGGTCCGTCCAGCCGAACTTCGCCTGGAGGTCGGAGATGGAGACTTCTTTCGTCGCGGAGCGGTTCCAGCTCCCCCCCTTCGGCTTGAGACCATTGACGGGCGCGGCATCCGCGGAGGACCCGGTGGACGCGGTGCTGGCACGAGAAGTAGGTCGCAGCGTCGTCATACGAAGAGCACCCTTGAACCGCCCAGAGACGAACCCCTGGTACGACTATGGTCGGCCTGAACCCACGGCAAGTTGCGTCAAGGTGTCACTTTCTTGCCACGGAGTTGCGGATCAGCCCTTCTTTCCAGGGGATGCACTCTCCGGCGGGGCGCCAGCCTTGGCCTGCTGAATCGTCTGGACGATGTGGGCCTCCGCCTGGAGCCGCTCGACGTGCTCCGCGGAGAGGCCCGCCCGCTCCGCCGCCACGGCCACGGTGATGAGGAAGGCCTCGCTGATGGGGCCAGGAGGAGGAGTCCCTCCCCGGGCCGGCGGCGTGAAGGCCTGGGCGGAGAGGATGCCGCCCGTGGAGGTGATGACCTTGACGGGCCGCGACGTGGTGGCCTCGGCGAGCGGGCCCTCCAGCCGGCTCACCACGTCCCACACCTCGGGGGAGACGCGCCGCAGCAGCCCTGGGAGGCGCTTTCCCGGGGCATCCACCAGCCGGGCGACCTTGCCGCCCCACACCGAGGAGGGCACGTCGTAGACGACGTCGACATCCATCGCCTCGGCCAGCTCCCCGTCTGGAAGGGCCGGCAGGGAGGGAAGGCCAGGGATGCGCTCGCGCGCCGCGGCCGGAGACAGGTCGACGGAGAAGGCGAACCAGGGACGCGGTGAGGGAGTACCAGCGGGCATGACGACGAGTCTCGACGGGCTCGGGGCCTGGGACAAGTCCCCAGGCCCGTGTGGCCGCTACTCCTCGGTCTTCCGGTTGGCGGCCATGCCGATGACGTTGACCATCAGGTCCTTCACGCGGCGCGGCTTCTCGCCTCCGTTGTCGCGGAGGATGAGGTCGATGTCGTCGCCGGGCTCGTGGTACTCGGGGATGAGGTCGCCGCCGCCGTTCGGGTTGGAGAGGCCCTCGAAGAGGAAGAGGACGTCCTCGCCCTTGCGGCCGAACACCGCGCCGTCCTGCCGGTCCCGGTACTGGTTGATATCGCGGTTGATGCGGTCGAACGGGTCCGCCAGCTTCGCGTTCGCCTGGTCCACGACGTCGCGGAAGTAGTTCGGCTGGCCCTTGCGGTTGGTGTCCACGACGGACAGGCGCTGGTCATCCCAGCGGCCCACCATGTCCACGTTGACGACGCCGGCAATCTGGTCCGTGCCCAGCCCGGGAATCGGGTTGTCGACGAAGTACTGCGAGCCCACCAGGCCCTTCTCCTCGCCGCCGGTCCAGATGAAGAGGACGGAGCGGTCCAGCTCGCCGCGCTTCTGTGCCTCCGCGAGCTCCGGGACGGCGGCCATCAACACCGCGCTGCCCGACGCGTTGTCATCCGCGCCGTTGTGGATGTTGCCGCGCCGGTCCGTGCCCACGTGGTCCATGTGGGCCATCACGACGATGACCTCGTCCTTGTGCGGCCCGGTGCCCGGCAGCAGCGCCATCGTGTTGACGCCCTTCCCGGACTCCGTCGCCAGCGAGCGCAGCTCCTCCACGCTCCGCAGCCCGCCGCCTCGCGCGGGCGACAGCGGCTGCCCCTCCGCCTTCATCGTGCTCTCGTACTTGCGGTTGAGCATCGCGAGCGTGTCGCGGGGCATTCCCTCCTTCAGGTAGAAGCCCTCCTCGAAGAGCTGGTGGCCGAACTGCTTGTGCGGGCCGTGCTCCTTCGCCTCGCCCTTCGCCGCCACGCCCGGCTTGCCCGCGAACGAGAAGACGTCGAAGCGCTGCTCGAAGGGGTTCGCCGCGTTCTCCTTGTTGGGCCCCACCAGGCCGTACTTCTGCACATGCGCCTGCACGTACTTGGACGCCGCGTCCAGCCCCTCCGAAGGTGTGTCCCGCCCCTTGAGCTCGTCCGAGGCGAGGTACGCCAGGTGCGTCATCGGGTCCGAGTCCTTCGCCGAGGTCTCCGGCTTCGGCTTCGGCTCGCACTTGGGCTCCACCGGGGTGGTGGGGGCGGGCAGTTGGGGCAGCGGCGCCGGGAGCTGGGGCAGCGGCGCGGGCAGCCCGGGGAGCGGCCGGGTGTTGCTCGGCTCGAAGCGGTCCTTGCTCCATCTCGGGTCCGGCGTCCGGGCCTTGCTCGCCGTTCCAGCGGGCTGGGAGGCCTTCTCGGCCGTGGCTCGCGACGACGCGGTGGGAAGGGGGCGGGGCGTGTCGCTGACTTTCGTGGCCATGGTTGGGGGATCCCGAGGCAGAGCGTGAATGGCGCGCTTCGGATTATCGGCCCCGGGACGCGCAGGGTTGCGCGTGGCTTCACATTTCCGTTGATTTCACAGCGGGTTGTATCAGCGGCGGCGGGATGTCTCAGCGATGTCTCGATGTTTCACCCCGCGCCCGCGGGGGCCGGGGTGGTGGGCGCGCAGGGCCTCCACGAAGGCCTGGAGCGGGGGCTCCGACTCACCGGTGCGCGTGGCCACGGCCCAGTCCAGCCACAGCCCCTTCGGGCCGACCCGGACGGCGTGCAGCGCCCCGTCCTCCAGCTGGGGTGTCACGGCCCACCTGGGGAGCACGGTGATGCCCAGGTGGGCCCGCGCCATCTCGAGCGGCAGGCCCCCGGTCATGGGAATGAGCGTCACCTTGCGGGGAGAGACATTCCCCGCCTGCGCGAGCGCCCGGCCCAGGGGCGCCGTGGGACGAAGGGCCCCCGCGTCCGTCCAGATGTGCTCGTCGCCGAGGGCACGCACCTCCACGACCTTGCGCCGCGCGGTGGCCCAGGGGTGCTCGCGGCCCACCACCGCGACCAGCTCATCGCGAAACAGCGGCGCCATGCGGATGCGAGGCCCGGGACGGACCATGCCCGCCACGAGCGCGACGTCCAGCTTGCGCGCCAGCAGCCACTCCATGGGAGCGTCGCCGGCCTCCGGGACGATGGTGACCTCCAGGCCGGGCCAGCCGCGGGAGAAGTCGCGCAGGAGTTCGGGCAACCAGCGGTAGGACTGGAGACACACCGTCGCCACCCGGAGCGTGCCGCTCGCGCCACGCAGCAGCTCCCGCGCCTCGCCCTCCGCGCGGGTGAGCTCTCCCAGCACCGCGTGCGCCGCGTCCGTGAGCCGCCGTCCCGCGGAGGTGAGCGCCAGGCGCCGCCACTGCCGATGGAATAGCGGGCCGCCCAGCCGGTCCTCCAGCTCGCGGAGCTGCTGGCTGAGCGCGGACGGCGACAGGTGCAGCTTGCGCGCGGCGGCGTTGAGGCTCCCCACCTCCTCCAGCGCGGAGAGCAGCAGCAGGTGGCGAATCTCGACGAGTGGGTTCGGCATCGATTCACCCTAGCTTCACAACCCATTCGGAACAACGCGTTCGACCGAATCGATGCCCGGCGGCATTCTCCTCCCAGTCGAGCCGCACACCCCTTTCGCCTCGAGGCCCCGCCCCATGCGTCGTCACCCCATCGCGTCCGTCACCGCCCTGCTCCTGTCACTCGTCGGCTGCGCGGGAAGCCCCCTCAAGACGCTGCCCGCGAGCGCGCACCTGCCGGGAACCGCGAACGTCGAGGCGTACCCCGTCGAGCACCTCGCCGTGCGCTCGCTCATCGAGCGCTTCTCCGACGCGGCGAACCACGCGGACTGGAAGGCCACGGAGGAGATGTTCACCGAGGACGCGGTCTGGGAGGTCCAGGCGCCTCCGCCCATGGGCTGGACGTTCACGGGCCGCGAGGCCATCCACCAGGGCATGACGGCCAACCTCGGGCGCGTGGAGCTGCGCGTGCAGACCGTCTCTCCCACCGTCGTCCACGTCCAGGGGCCGGACCGTGCCACCGCGCGCTCCACCCTGGACGAAGTCCTGCGCTTCAAGGAGACGGGCAAGGACGTGAGGATTGTCGGCACCTACTCCGACCAGCTCGTCAAACAGGCGGGGCAGTGGAAGTTCGCGCGGAGGACCTTCATCCCCCGCTTCGACGAGCCCGTCGCCACCGTCACCGGGAGCGCGAGGGATTGAGGGCGACGAAGGTGTCGTAGGGCTTGCCGTCCAGGATGCGCTGCTCCAGGCGCGCCTGCAGCCCCACCTCGCCGAAGAGGCGCAGCCAGGTGGCGCGCGAGAAGAGCCCGTGGCGGTGCACGTCGTGGACGGAGCGGACGGTGCCGTCGCGCTCCTTCAGCAACATCCCGAAGTGGACCTCGAACGTCGTGCTCCCGGGCTTGGGCGGCAAGGACCACATGAGATAGCGCAGGGAGCGCGAGCCCCGCCCGGGGACCTCCGGCTCGTCGCCTCCTTCCGACGTCGCGCCCGGCTCGAAGCGCTCCGTCGTCTCGTCCGGCGCCACCAGCGCGACACCGCCCGGGCGCAGATGGACGGCCACCGTCTCCAGGGCCGCGCGCAGGTCCGCCTCCGTCGTCATGTAGGTGATGGCGTCATGGACGAACACGGCGTCGAACTCGCGGCCCAGGCGCACCGTCCGCATGTCGCCGGACAGGTGCTCACACTCGGGATTGAGCTGGCGGCTGTGCTTCAGCATCCCCTCCGCGGGGTCCACCAGCGTGAGCTGGAAGTCGCGCTTGAGGTGGCTGGCGTTGTTGCCACCACCGCTGCCCAGCTCCAGCATCGTCTTCAGGGGCCCCGTCGCGGCGGCGCGCAGCAGGCGGCGATACTCGCTCGCCTCCTCCTCGTACTCGCTCGGATGGGACACCAGGGGCCACCAGTCCGCGAGCTCGTCGTAGAGATTCATGCGTGTGGGCTCCAGAAGCCGGGTACCTTCAGCGGTGAGGGACTTCGGTGGGCATCGCCTTCGAGTCATCCCGGCCGTTGACGTAGGTGACGGGTGCTCGCACCAGCTCCTGCTCGTCCACGTCATCCAGGCAGTTGAGCCGGACGGTGTAGAACTTCCCCAGCTCCCCGCCCTCGCCCCAGCCGAACGAGTGCACCCCGCAGTGTTTGCAGAACAGGTGGTGAATCTGCTTCGTGTGGAACTGGTAGTCGGTGAGCGCGGACTCACCCGCCTGGAGGCGGAAGTCCTCGGGACCGATGATGGAGACCCAGGTCCTGTCCTTCGTGCAGATGGAGCAGTTGCACTTGTAGGTCTCCTGGTTCAGGTCGATGTCGGCTTCGTACCGAACCGCCCCGCAGTGACAGCTTCCCTGGTACGTCTTCTTCACGAGTGCCGCTCCCCATGGCACGAGCCATCCGTCACTCCCGGCCAAGAGTCTCGCCGGCTCGCCCCAACCTCCGGATTGTCCGCGAGACCAGCAGAGCATGAGAGCGCTCCGATTCAACGCCTGATTTCACCCGCTGGTGGGATGCCCTCCAGGCGTGCGTGTCCGTTGTCCGGTCCGCGGTGGATGCGTCGTGTGTCGTAGGATGTGCCTTCGAGGCAACACCTCTCACCGCGCGCGCACTTCATGGACCTGACCCTCTGGGCCACCTTCACGTTGACGATGGCCCTCTTCGCCGTCACCCCGGGCCCCGCGGTCCTCCTGGTGGTCTCCCAAGCGATGTCTCGCGGCTTCCGCGCGGGAATGGGCGCCACGCTGGGCATCCAGGCCGGCAACGCCGTGTACTTCCTCATCTCCGTGG
This window contains:
- the uvrA gene encoding excinuclease ABC subunit UvrA, producing MSRPRRPPSAAPASDPRTGYVRVRGAREHNLKDVDVDLPRDALVVFTGVSGSGKSSLAFGTLYAEAQRRYFESVAPYARRLIDPAGNPEVDSIEGLPPAVALQQHRGAPTTRSSVGSVTTLSNSLRLLYSRAGTYPANQPHLDSDAFSPNTPAGACPNCHGLGRVYEVTERSLVPDDSLTIRERAIASWPPAWHGQNLRDILVTLGYDVDRPWRELPRKDRDWILFTEEQPTVPVYAGLTPAQTRQALKRKAPPSYMGTFTSARRYVLQAFATTQSPLIKKRVSQYLESGECPVCHGKRLRRESLSVTFAGLDYGELSRLPLKRVEALLRPYAEGTAASLKKLSREHPEKALVSERIAKDLVARLQVLMGLGLGYLSLERSTPTLSPGELQRLRLATQVRSNLFGVVYVLDEPSAGLHPADTQSLLKALDSLKDGGNSLFVVEHEVDVIRHADWVVDVGPAAGEKGGEVLYSGPLEGLREVESSQTRRYLFGAEPPRARPPRAPRGWMRLRGIRRNNLHGLDVDFPLGVFTAVTGISGSGKSSLVSQVLVELVSAHLGHEPAEEEEEGELLERSEVRTTGGRITEGLEDIHRLVRVDQKPIGRTPRSNLATYTGLFDHVRKLFAATPAARARKYDAGRFSFNVAKGRCETCEGEGFVSVELLFLPSVYAPCPTCHGARYNEKTLEVRYQGKNIAEVLGMTVDTAHAFFAEEPHARRALGVLREVGLGYLRLGQPATELSGGEAQRIKLATELQRPQRGHTLYILDEPTTGLHPSDVDKLMAQLDGLVDAGNTVILVEHDMRVVSASDWVIDMGPGAGDEGGSVVATGTPAEVARVPHSRTAPFLARG
- a CDS encoding DNA/RNA non-specific endonuclease, with translation MTTLRPTSRASTASTGSSADAAPVNGLKPKGGSWNRSATKEVSISDLQAKFGWTDQSWEAGLLKAADSAGGKTRGGNGKVSAAEIQEYLTAPTDGRYLSSTALQQGRAALDTKLSKGGGAPVKVDAFDLAWQDNLARRADLLGGNKDGKVSQDELAAYIQKSKANQADGARWVPDQQMAVFQSRVAQAAGELDPLRPKGGEGKGMELVKQYSRLMLDEGKNLPTFVSHMLSAADIKETPADVHRDKSTFVRDPVLGSKGVTDSDYNNTGFDRGHMKPAEDSPNQEAMNESHLMTNIAPQYGNHNQQAWRTLERAIGDLVAQTGGKAHIITGNLFLDKNGKPLPPESVTTTGAKDRKIGVPTHNFKTVLLELPNGNVSMFAYMVPNVKDGPSKKDAIVPMLEASRVPVDQLETLLGQDLYAQLPKSVQDKLEKDSKAPGAFQLEGSRYEAVTLLTQR
- a CDS encoding gamma-glutamylcyclotransferase; this encodes MPAGTPSPRPWFAFSVDLSPAAARERIPGLPSLPALPDGELAEAMDVDVVYDVPSSVWGGKVARLVDAPGKRLPGLLRRVSPEVWDVVSRLEGPLAEATTSRPVKVITSTGGILSAQAFTPPARGGTPPPGPISEAFLITVAVAAERAGLSAEHVERLQAEAHIVQTIQQAKAGAPPESASPGKKG
- a CDS encoding M28 family metallopeptidase, producing the protein MATKVSDTPRPLPTASSRATAEKASQPAGTASKARTPDPRWSKDRFEPSNTRPLPGLPAPLPQLPAPLPQLPAPTTPVEPKCEPKPKPETSAKDSDPMTHLAYLASDELKGRDTPSEGLDAASKYVQAHVQKYGLVGPNKENAANPFEQRFDVFSFAGKPGVAAKGEAKEHGPHKQFGHQLFEEGFYLKEGMPRDTLAMLNRKYESTMKAEGQPLSPARGGGLRSVEELRSLATESGKGVNTMALLPGTGPHKDEVIVVMAHMDHVGTDRRGNIHNGADDNASGSAVLMAAVPELAEAQKRGELDRSVLFIWTGGEEKGLVGSQYFVDNPIPGLGTDQIAGVVNVDMVGRWDDQRLSVVDTNRKGQPNYFRDVVDQANAKLADPFDRINRDINQYRDRQDGAVFGRKGEDVLFLFEGLSNPNGGGDLIPEYHEPGDDIDLILRDNGGEKPRRVKDLMVNVIGMAANRKTEE